The proteins below come from a single Chrysoperla carnea chromosome 1, inChrCarn1.1, whole genome shotgun sequence genomic window:
- the LOC123301098 gene encoding uncharacterized protein LOC123301098 isoform X4 — translation MYFEWSEFQNSSVDLTTHDQKLSGTAVNGISDEKSDGSTNSKKASEESTSNIIKNSNSQSRLARSHQTEHTSSLQSLSIGEIMEAPEADNMGVTAILNYCKCKILRPYLRLLASIGFRPISLDIPDTNICVDFLSVFYLLVVIIFLIIGYLLQYMSCFRRDRGFCYTLVPLLATPYENAEERAYRQICYGSTGFSYIIPSVLHFSAYLYSLYLFRVSNNEQFQSMMERVFLLSSGPYDGSSGQRGLLKTLWIFIGCSVVWTMLSLVIVSVMLEEGNITFQWIQTSSTLLISTLKILTVICTFLHDMAQALVICSYCIQAQLLKSHLHFLRARLMQHFLSPLEWMREIAEFRKSLNYLNDGLAPAVCIFTIVNLSWASSGFLWLMRLDSMDVQTQPIIVISILNVLLWSVIALAPFLQASRLTASCILMQTIGHDIRTRPLAYQSTPGQELDSIVLYASSLRMNAKLFKVPITGRCLYLTITVLAIVILTLGQCHYFEIAD, via the exons ATGTATTTTGAATGGTCGGAATTTCAAAATTCAT CTGTTGATTTAACAACACATGATCAAAAATTAAGTGGAACTGCAGTAAATGGAATCAGCGATGAAAAAAGTGATGGATCTACAAATAGTAAGAAAGCAAGTGAAGAATCGACTTCGAATATTATCAAGAATTCAAATAGCCAAAGTCGTTTAGCAAGAAGTCATCAGACTGAACATACTTCATCATTGCAAAGTTTATCA ATTGGTGAAATCATGGAAGCCCCTGAAGCTGATAATATGGGTGTAAcagcaattttaaattattgtaaatgtaaaattttacgtCCGTATTTACGATTGTTAGCATCAATTGGTTTTCGTCCAATATCATTAGATATTCCTGATACAAACAtatgtgttgattttttaagtgtattttaTCTACttgttgtaattatatttttaattattggatATTTACTTCAATATATGTCATGTTTTCGACGTGATCGTGGATTTTGTTATACATTGGTACCATTATTAGCCACACCATACGAGAATGCTGAAGAACGAGCATATCGTCAAATATGTTATGGGTCAACTGGATTTAGTTATATTATTCCAAGTGTGTTACATTTCAGTGCATATCTTTATTCGTTGTACTTATTTCGAGTTTCTAATAACGAACAATTTCAAAGCATGATGGAACGg gtGTTTTTATTATCTTCTGGCCCATATGATGGATCATCTGGCCAACGAGGTTTACTAAAAACATTATGGATTTTCATTGGATGTAGTGTAGTTTGGACCATGCTTTCATTGGTTATAGTGTCGGTCATGTTGGAAGAAGGAAACATTACATTTCAATGGATACAAACAAG CTCAACCCTTTTGATAagtacattgaaaattttgacgGTGATTTGTACCTTTCTACATGATATGGCTCAAGCGCTTGTCATATGCAGTTATTGTATTCAAGCTCAATTATTGAAAtcacatttacattttttgaggGCACGATTAATGCAACACTTCTTATCGCCATTAGAATGGATGCGG gAGATTGCTGAATTCcgtaaatcattaaattatttaaacgatGGTTTAGCACCAGctgtttgtatttttacaattgTAAATTTATCTTGGGCATCGTCTGGATTTTTATGGTTAATGCGATTAGATTCAATGGATGTTCAAACTCAACCAATTATTGTGATTagtatattaaatgtattattatggTCTGTTATTGCATTAGCACCATTTTTACAG gCATCTCGTTTAACGGCAAGTTGTATACTAATGCAAACCATTGGTCATGATATTCGAACACGTCCACTAGCGTACCAATCAACACCAGGACAAGAATTAGATTCAATTGTATTATATGCATCTAGTTTACGGATGAATGCTAAACTGTTTAAGGTACCAATCACCGGCCgatgtttatatttaacaatCACAGTTTTAGCTATTGTTATATTAACTTTAGGCCAATGTCATTATTTCGAAATAGCTGATtaa
- the LOC123304166 gene encoding repressor of RNA polymerase III transcription MAF1 homolog: MKLLESSRFEAINNGLYIETGDSNIRGRIESYSCKMAGNDKALYKRFNAEQHPHDLQALSPPEGLSPGRSTYSRSISGDEEGPLCDTISRKTLFYLIATLNASFQPDYDFSDAKSHEFSKEPSLNWVVNAVDTNLNATAGDAFRGLRPALWSAINDEINLNECDIYSYNPDFVSDPFTEDGCLWSFNYFFYNKKLKRIVFFSCRAINPCYAIDSGVGSDFTMDEDDDFE; this comes from the exons atgAAATTATTGGAGAGTTCACGCTTTGAGGCAATCAATAATGGATTGTACATTGAAACTGGTGATAGTAATATTCGTGGTCGCATTGAAAGTTATTCATGTAAGATGGCTGGTAACGATAAAGCCCTATATAAACGTTTCAATGCTGAACAACATCCCCATGATTTACAAGCACTGTCACCACCAGAAGGTTTAAGTCCTGGACGTTCCACATACAG CCGTAGTATATCCGGTGATGAAGAAGGTCCTTTGTGTGATACCATCAGTcgtaaaactttgttttacttGATTGCCACATTAAATGCATCATTTCAACCAGACTATGATTTTTCTGATGCAAAG aGTCATGAATTCAGCAAAGAACCTTCTTTAAATTGGGTAGTGAATGCCGTCGATACGAATTTAAATGCAACAGCTGGTGATGCTTTTCGTGGTTTACGTCCAGCATTATGGTCCGCTATCaatgatgaaattaatttgaatgaatgtgatatttattcatataatccTGATTTTGTCAGTGATCCATTCACTGAAGATGGATGTCTTTGGTCATTTAATTACTTCTTTTATAACAAGAAATTGAAGCGGATTGTGTTCTTTTCATGCCGAGCAATCaa tccTTGTTACGCGATTGATTCTGGTGTTGGCAGTGATTTTACAATGGATGAAGATGACGATTTtgagtaa
- the LOC123301098 gene encoding uncharacterized protein LOC123301098 isoform X1, with protein sequence MYFEWSEFQNSSVDLTTHDQKLSGTAVNGISDEKSDGSTNSKKASEESTSNIIKNSNSQSRLARSHQTEHTSSLQSLSIGEIMEAPEADNMGVTAILNYCKCKILRPYLRLLASIGFRPISLDIPDTNICVDFLSVFYLLVVIIFLIIGYLLQYMSCFRRDRGFCYTLVPLLATPYENAEERAYRQICYGSTGFSYIIPSVLHFSAYLYSLYLFRVSNNEQFQSMMERVFLLSSGPYDGSSGQRGLLKTLWIFIGCSVVWTMLSLVIVSVMLEEGNITFQWIQTRFYFMIPTYIFSSTLLISTLKILTVICTFLHDMAQALVICSYCIQAQLLKSHLHFLRARLMQHFLSPLEWMREIAEFRKSLNYLNDGLAPAVCIFTIVNLSWASSGFLWLMRLDSMDVQTQPIIVISILNVLLWSVIALAPFLQASRLTASCILMQTIGHDIRTRPLAYQSTPGQELDSIVLYASSLRMNAKLFKVPITGRCLYLTITVLAIVILTLGQCHYFEIAD encoded by the exons ATGTATTTTGAATGGTCGGAATTTCAAAATTCAT CTGTTGATTTAACAACACATGATCAAAAATTAAGTGGAACTGCAGTAAATGGAATCAGCGATGAAAAAAGTGATGGATCTACAAATAGTAAGAAAGCAAGTGAAGAATCGACTTCGAATATTATCAAGAATTCAAATAGCCAAAGTCGTTTAGCAAGAAGTCATCAGACTGAACATACTTCATCATTGCAAAGTTTATCA ATTGGTGAAATCATGGAAGCCCCTGAAGCTGATAATATGGGTGTAAcagcaattttaaattattgtaaatgtaaaattttacgtCCGTATTTACGATTGTTAGCATCAATTGGTTTTCGTCCAATATCATTAGATATTCCTGATACAAACAtatgtgttgattttttaagtgtattttaTCTACttgttgtaattatatttttaattattggatATTTACTTCAATATATGTCATGTTTTCGACGTGATCGTGGATTTTGTTATACATTGGTACCATTATTAGCCACACCATACGAGAATGCTGAAGAACGAGCATATCGTCAAATATGTTATGGGTCAACTGGATTTAGTTATATTATTCCAAGTGTGTTACATTTCAGTGCATATCTTTATTCGTTGTACTTATTTCGAGTTTCTAATAACGAACAATTTCAAAGCATGATGGAACGg gtGTTTTTATTATCTTCTGGCCCATATGATGGATCATCTGGCCAACGAGGTTTACTAAAAACATTATGGATTTTCATTGGATGTAGTGTAGTTTGGACCATGCTTTCATTGGTTATAGTGTCGGTCATGTTGGAAGAAGGAAACATTACATTTCAATGGATACAAACAAGGTTTTACTTTATGATCCCTACATA tattttcagCTCAACCCTTTTGATAagtacattgaaaattttgacgGTGATTTGTACCTTTCTACATGATATGGCTCAAGCGCTTGTCATATGCAGTTATTGTATTCAAGCTCAATTATTGAAAtcacatttacattttttgaggGCACGATTAATGCAACACTTCTTATCGCCATTAGAATGGATGCGG gAGATTGCTGAATTCcgtaaatcattaaattatttaaacgatGGTTTAGCACCAGctgtttgtatttttacaattgTAAATTTATCTTGGGCATCGTCTGGATTTTTATGGTTAATGCGATTAGATTCAATGGATGTTCAAACTCAACCAATTATTGTGATTagtatattaaatgtattattatggTCTGTTATTGCATTAGCACCATTTTTACAG gCATCTCGTTTAACGGCAAGTTGTATACTAATGCAAACCATTGGTCATGATATTCGAACACGTCCACTAGCGTACCAATCAACACCAGGACAAGAATTAGATTCAATTGTATTATATGCATCTAGTTTACGGATGAATGCTAAACTGTTTAAGGTACCAATCACCGGCCgatgtttatatttaacaatCACAGTTTTAGCTATTGTTATATTAACTTTAGGCCAATGTCATTATTTCGAAATAGCTGATtaa
- the LOC123301098 gene encoding uncharacterized protein LOC123301098 isoform X2 — protein MYFEWSEFQNSSVDLTTHDQKLSGTAVNGISDEKSDGSTNSKKASEESTSNIIKNSNSQSRLARSHQTEHTSSLQSLSIGEIMEAPEADNMGVTAILNYCKCKILRPYLRLLASIGFRPISLDIPDTNICVDFLSVFYLLVVIIFLIIGYLLQYMSCFRRDRGFCYTLVPLLATPYENAEERAYRQICYGSTGFSYIIPSVLHFSAYLYSLYLFRVSNNEQFQSMMERVFLLSSGPYDGSSGQRGLLKTLWIFIGCSVVWTMLSLVIVSVMLEEGNITFQWIQTRFYFMIPTYSTLLISTLKILTVICTFLHDMAQALVICSYCIQAQLLKSHLHFLRARLMQHFLSPLEWMREIAEFRKSLNYLNDGLAPAVCIFTIVNLSWASSGFLWLMRLDSMDVQTQPIIVISILNVLLWSVIALAPFLQASRLTASCILMQTIGHDIRTRPLAYQSTPGQELDSIVLYASSLRMNAKLFKVPITGRCLYLTITVLAIVILTLGQCHYFEIAD, from the exons ATGTATTTTGAATGGTCGGAATTTCAAAATTCAT CTGTTGATTTAACAACACATGATCAAAAATTAAGTGGAACTGCAGTAAATGGAATCAGCGATGAAAAAAGTGATGGATCTACAAATAGTAAGAAAGCAAGTGAAGAATCGACTTCGAATATTATCAAGAATTCAAATAGCCAAAGTCGTTTAGCAAGAAGTCATCAGACTGAACATACTTCATCATTGCAAAGTTTATCA ATTGGTGAAATCATGGAAGCCCCTGAAGCTGATAATATGGGTGTAAcagcaattttaaattattgtaaatgtaaaattttacgtCCGTATTTACGATTGTTAGCATCAATTGGTTTTCGTCCAATATCATTAGATATTCCTGATACAAACAtatgtgttgattttttaagtgtattttaTCTACttgttgtaattatatttttaattattggatATTTACTTCAATATATGTCATGTTTTCGACGTGATCGTGGATTTTGTTATACATTGGTACCATTATTAGCCACACCATACGAGAATGCTGAAGAACGAGCATATCGTCAAATATGTTATGGGTCAACTGGATTTAGTTATATTATTCCAAGTGTGTTACATTTCAGTGCATATCTTTATTCGTTGTACTTATTTCGAGTTTCTAATAACGAACAATTTCAAAGCATGATGGAACGg gtGTTTTTATTATCTTCTGGCCCATATGATGGATCATCTGGCCAACGAGGTTTACTAAAAACATTATGGATTTTCATTGGATGTAGTGTAGTTTGGACCATGCTTTCATTGGTTATAGTGTCGGTCATGTTGGAAGAAGGAAACATTACATTTCAATGGATACAAACAAGGTTTTACTTTATGATCCCTACATA CTCAACCCTTTTGATAagtacattgaaaattttgacgGTGATTTGTACCTTTCTACATGATATGGCTCAAGCGCTTGTCATATGCAGTTATTGTATTCAAGCTCAATTATTGAAAtcacatttacattttttgaggGCACGATTAATGCAACACTTCTTATCGCCATTAGAATGGATGCGG gAGATTGCTGAATTCcgtaaatcattaaattatttaaacgatGGTTTAGCACCAGctgtttgtatttttacaattgTAAATTTATCTTGGGCATCGTCTGGATTTTTATGGTTAATGCGATTAGATTCAATGGATGTTCAAACTCAACCAATTATTGTGATTagtatattaaatgtattattatggTCTGTTATTGCATTAGCACCATTTTTACAG gCATCTCGTTTAACGGCAAGTTGTATACTAATGCAAACCATTGGTCATGATATTCGAACACGTCCACTAGCGTACCAATCAACACCAGGACAAGAATTAGATTCAATTGTATTATATGCATCTAGTTTACGGATGAATGCTAAACTGTTTAAGGTACCAATCACCGGCCgatgtttatatttaacaatCACAGTTTTAGCTATTGTTATATTAACTTTAGGCCAATGTCATTATTTCGAAATAGCTGATtaa
- the LOC123301098 gene encoding uncharacterized protein LOC123301098 isoform X3, whose product MYFEWSEFQNSSVDLTTHDQKLSGTAVNGISDEKSDGSTNSKKASEESTSNIIKNSNSQSRLARSHQTEHTSSLQSLSIGEIMEAPEADNMGVTAILNYCKCKILRPYLRLLASIGFRPISLDIPDTNICVDFLSVFYLLVVIIFLIIGYLLQYMSCFRRDRGFCYTLVPLLATPYENAEERAYRQICYGSTGFSYIIPSVLHFSAYLYSLYLFRVSNNEQFQSMMERVFLLSSGPYDGSSGQRGLLKTLWIFIGCSVVWTMLSLVIVSVMLEEGNITFQWIQTSIFSSTLLISTLKILTVICTFLHDMAQALVICSYCIQAQLLKSHLHFLRARLMQHFLSPLEWMREIAEFRKSLNYLNDGLAPAVCIFTIVNLSWASSGFLWLMRLDSMDVQTQPIIVISILNVLLWSVIALAPFLQASRLTASCILMQTIGHDIRTRPLAYQSTPGQELDSIVLYASSLRMNAKLFKVPITGRCLYLTITVLAIVILTLGQCHYFEIAD is encoded by the exons ATGTATTTTGAATGGTCGGAATTTCAAAATTCAT CTGTTGATTTAACAACACATGATCAAAAATTAAGTGGAACTGCAGTAAATGGAATCAGCGATGAAAAAAGTGATGGATCTACAAATAGTAAGAAAGCAAGTGAAGAATCGACTTCGAATATTATCAAGAATTCAAATAGCCAAAGTCGTTTAGCAAGAAGTCATCAGACTGAACATACTTCATCATTGCAAAGTTTATCA ATTGGTGAAATCATGGAAGCCCCTGAAGCTGATAATATGGGTGTAAcagcaattttaaattattgtaaatgtaaaattttacgtCCGTATTTACGATTGTTAGCATCAATTGGTTTTCGTCCAATATCATTAGATATTCCTGATACAAACAtatgtgttgattttttaagtgtattttaTCTACttgttgtaattatatttttaattattggatATTTACTTCAATATATGTCATGTTTTCGACGTGATCGTGGATTTTGTTATACATTGGTACCATTATTAGCCACACCATACGAGAATGCTGAAGAACGAGCATATCGTCAAATATGTTATGGGTCAACTGGATTTAGTTATATTATTCCAAGTGTGTTACATTTCAGTGCATATCTTTATTCGTTGTACTTATTTCGAGTTTCTAATAACGAACAATTTCAAAGCATGATGGAACGg gtGTTTTTATTATCTTCTGGCCCATATGATGGATCATCTGGCCAACGAGGTTTACTAAAAACATTATGGATTTTCATTGGATGTAGTGTAGTTTGGACCATGCTTTCATTGGTTATAGTGTCGGTCATGTTGGAAGAAGGAAACATTACATTTCAATGGATACAAACAAG tattttcagCTCAACCCTTTTGATAagtacattgaaaattttgacgGTGATTTGTACCTTTCTACATGATATGGCTCAAGCGCTTGTCATATGCAGTTATTGTATTCAAGCTCAATTATTGAAAtcacatttacattttttgaggGCACGATTAATGCAACACTTCTTATCGCCATTAGAATGGATGCGG gAGATTGCTGAATTCcgtaaatcattaaattatttaaacgatGGTTTAGCACCAGctgtttgtatttttacaattgTAAATTTATCTTGGGCATCGTCTGGATTTTTATGGTTAATGCGATTAGATTCAATGGATGTTCAAACTCAACCAATTATTGTGATTagtatattaaatgtattattatggTCTGTTATTGCATTAGCACCATTTTTACAG gCATCTCGTTTAACGGCAAGTTGTATACTAATGCAAACCATTGGTCATGATATTCGAACACGTCCACTAGCGTACCAATCAACACCAGGACAAGAATTAGATTCAATTGTATTATATGCATCTAGTTTACGGATGAATGCTAAACTGTTTAAGGTACCAATCACCGGCCgatgtttatatttaacaatCACAGTTTTAGCTATTGTTATATTAACTTTAGGCCAATGTCATTATTTCGAAATAGCTGATtaa
- the LOC123291070 gene encoding nucleolar protein 10, whose translation MQVSDANNVKIYNLSAGKSLPEWLSERKRRALLKKNVDIRRRIELIQDFDMPGLSTSIQMSKDGQYIFASGIYKPRIKCFDVNNLSLKFERCFDSEVVAFEVLSDDYSKIVFLQCDRYVEFHSAGGRYYRLRIPRFGRDLKYHYPSCDLFLVGTSPEIYRLNLERGQFLQPFTTQASIINKCDINPVHHLLVCGTQEGRIEAWDPRVRERVGSLDCAFNCVNDNGNIEGFPSISALKFHGGLQLGVGTATGQILLYDIRSNKPYFIKDHMYGLPIKNVEFHNQQDLIYSMDSSILKIWNKNDGKIFTSIEASTEFNDLCVVPNSGMMFMATENTKMQSYYIPGLGPAPKWASFLDSLTEELEESNSQIVYDDYKFVTKSELESLGLDHLLGTNLLRAYMHGYFIDIRLYKKAKSVAEPFAFDEYRKKKIREKIEEERTNRVQLDKLPKINKELALKFMETEINDSKKKKKSTGNIMEDNRFKALFANPDFQIDKNADEYRLLNPVLSRLDKTKEKQLKKHLEQQFEEVEEELEGKNSSDESSSEEEEEESSDDDHTWTKEVKKQHRIIQREHKAREYEEEKKRLEAEEAEANERQPKFFEIKDGEEFTGIKNIKRKANKISLGERLQEDTSNVRLLGSVGNREMKFTTKRKSLKAIELRNQRHREERKKLIRPAKGIIKRGSKFKR comes from the exons ATGCAAGTTTCAGACGCTAATAAtgtgaaaatttacaatttaagtgCTGGAAAATCTTTACCAGAA tgGCTGTCAGAGCGAAAACGACGTgcattattaaagaaaaatgtggATATACGTAGAAGAATTGAACTTATCCAGGATTTTGATATGCCTGGATTAAGTACATCCATTCAAATGTCAAAAGATGGTCAATATATATTTGCTTCTGGTATATATAAACCTCGGATCAAATGTtttgatgtaaataatttatcattaaaatttgaaagatgTTTTGATTCAGAAGTTGTTGCATTCGAAGTTCTCAGTGATGATTACAGCAaa atagTATTCTTACAATGTGATCGATATGTAGAATTCCATTCAGCTGGTGGTCGTTATTATCGATTACGAATACCACGATTTGGACGTGATTTAAAATATCACTATCCATCGTGCGATTTATTTTTAGTGGGAACATCACCAGAAATATATCGTTTAAATTTAGAACGTGGACAATTTTTACAACCGTTTACCACTCAGGCATCAATCATAAACAAATGTGATATTAATCCAGTTCATCATTTGTTAGTTTGTGGTACACAAGAAGGTCGTATAGAAGCATGGGATCCTCGTGTACGAGAGAGAGTTGGTTCATTAGATTGTGCTTTTAATTGTGTTAACGATAATGGAAA cATTGAAGGTTTTCCATCgatatctgctttaaaattCCATGGTGGCTTACAATTAGGAGTTGGAACAGCAACTGGTCAAATATTACTTTACGATATACGTTCAAACAAACCATATTTCATTAAAGATCATATGTATGGTTTACCGATTAAAAATGTCGAATTCCATAATCAACAAGATTTAATATACAGTATGGATTCATCCATTcttaaaatttggaataaaaatgAC ggaaaaatatttacatcaaTAGAAGCATCGACGGAATTCAATGATTTATGTGTTGTACCAAACAGTGGAATGATGTTTATGGCcactgaaaatacaaaaatgcaaTCGTATTATATTCCTGGTTTAGGGCCAGCACCAAAATGGGCATCGTTCTTGGACTCTTTGACTGAAGAATTGGAAGAATCAAATTCACAAATTGTTTATGACgattataaatttgttacaaaatctGAATTGGAATCTCTTGGTTTAGATCATTTATTGGGTACCAATTTACTACGAGCGTATATGCATGG atACTTTATCGATATACGActttataaaaaagcaaaatcaGTCGCAGAACCATTTGCATTTGATGAATATCGTAAGAAGAAAATTCGTgagaaaattgaagaagaacGTACAAATCGTGTACAATTGGATAAATTACCTAAAATCAATAAAGAATTGGCTCTTAAATTTATGGAAACTGAAATTAATGAtagcaaaaagaaaaagaaatcaaCAGGAAATATTATGGAAGACAATCGTTTCAAAGCATTATTTGCAAATCCAGATTTCCAAATTGATAAGAATGCTGATGAGTATAGGCTATTGAATCCAGTATTATCACGTTTGGATAAAACAAAAgagaaacaattgaaaaaacatttagagCAACAATTTGAAGAAGTTGAAGAGGAATTAGAAGGTAAAAATAGTTCTGATGAATCTAGTtcagaagaagaagaagaggaAAGTTCTGATGATGATCATACATGGACgaaagaagttaaaaaacaaCATCGTATTATCCAAAGAGAACATAAAGCACGTGAATATGAAGAAGAGAAGAAACGATTGGAAGCAGAAGAAGCTGAAGCAAATGAACGACAACcaaaattctttgaaataaaaGATGGAGAAGAATTTACTGGAATTAAGAATATTAAACGAAAAGCAAATAA GATATCACTGGGTGAAAGATTACAAGAGGACACATCAAATGTTCGTTTATTAGGATCCGTGGGTAATcgtgaaatgaaatttacaacaaaGAGAAAATCTTTGAAAGCAATAGAATTACGAAATCAAAGACATCGTGAAGAACGGAAAAAACTTATACGTCCTGCAAAAGGCATTATAAAACGAGGCTCAAAATTTAAACGATAA